Genomic window (Phycisphaeraceae bacterium):
AATGGCGACCTGGTCGTCGGTGGTGTCTTCGATACTGCTGGCGGCATCAGCGCGAATCGCATTGCTCGTTGGGACGGTTCGAGTTGGTCCGCCCTGGGGTCGGGTTTCACCTGGGGTTATGTGAACTCGTTGGTCGTCTTGCCCAATGGAGACCTTGTCGTGGGTGGCGAGTTCAACAATGCTGGGGGCGTTCCAGCAAAGTCCATCGCTCGGTGGGACGGTTCAACTTGGTCTCCCCTCGGGTCGGGGTTGACCGACTGGACTGGGTCTTTGCCAGGGGAGGCTTACTCGCTCGCTGTGCTGCCGAGCGGCGGTCTGGTTGTAGGAGGCCGGTTCAGCTTCGCTGGCGGCGTGCCCGCGAACAACATCGTCCACTGGGACGGCGCCAAGTGGTCCGCCCTCGGGTCGGGGATTGTCGGGACGGAGTTTTCGGAAGTGCACTCAGTGGCCATGCTGCCCAATGGTGATCTAGTCGCGGGGGGCAGGTTCACCACCATCGGTGGTATCGTCGCACCGTACATTGCGCGCTGGGGCTGCGTGCCAACCGCGTGCTACGCCGATTGCGACGAATCTGGCGCACTGGACATCCTCGACTACATTTGCTTTGGCAACGCCTATGCAGCGAACGATCCGTACGCCGACTGCGACAGCAACAGCACGTTGAACATTCTCGATTACATCTGCTTCGGCAATGCGTATGCAGTTGGCTGCCCCTAATCATGTATGGTGCAGAGTACGGCAACAACACCCCAAGGATTCAGGGTGTGTTCTTCTCTGCTGCCTCGTCGTCAGACACGCCTGATCACAGTATTCAGTGGTCACATCGTCGTTGTAAATCTTTATTGTTATTTAGTACGAGATAGAGCGCGAGCTCATGTCCTGACAGGATGGACGCGATGAGCTAGCGTTGCTCGTCTGGATCTGCGAAAAAGTGATATTCCACCAGCGAGAACAAGAATACCGCAACCCGGGGAAGGAACCACAGTGATTGTGCATGTCACGTATTGAAATGCTTCCGAGGCGAAATATGGATCTAGGGCCCATGACTCCACGTCATTATCCACAAACACCGAATACGTCCCTGATTCAAGAGTCAGTCGTGTTGGAAGAACTGTGCCCTCCCATGTGAAGTTATATCCCGGTCCAAAGAATGAACCATTTGATCTGCACTGGCCACCGTTCAGCGTTGCGGATGAAACGCCGATCGAGAGATCCACTTCGGTCGATGTAGTGACAGAGAACGTTATTGAAATAACTGACTTTGCGTGATTGGAACTTCCCCCTTGCGGTGTAAGCGCGTCAGCATACGTCGTAACTCTCAACTCACTTGGTTCAAAGTATCGTTGTTGGTTTGCCAAAGTGTATTGACACGAAGTTTGAAACGCGTTCACGAAAGGGGGGTCGGCATAGACGATGCTGCAAGCTTGGACATAGCTGCTGTCTGTAAGATATGCCAAATCTGCATTCACACTTGCGCAGTAGAAGGCGGCACATGCAACGGCATACAGGCTTGATCTCATCGTTATGTTTCCCATGCAAACTCAACTATGCTACACACAAACACTGTCGAAGAGAATGTTGCAATGATATACACTCTATAATATCCACATTCATCAGTTGCGCCACTATTAATGATAACTGTATTTATCAGATCCTACTCATTCCTCGCAGCGGTCGCGAATCCAACGGGTGAGCGATAGCCGTGGATGTCGTACGCTCGAACGCCGAAGAAGCACATGTCCTTGTTGGCTTTGATCTCGGCTTCGGTTGCTTTGCCAACGTCAAGCACGTTGTCCCACGAGTTGCTGGTCGTGTCGCGCCAGACAACCTCGTACCCCGCAACATCGGGCTCGGGCGAGGGCTCCCAGCGGACGAGCGTGTCGTAGCTGAGTTCCGCTGTCACGATGCGCGGGTTGCCCGGCACACTCGGCGCGTTCGCAAGATGGATCAATATCGCAGCATTCAGGCGAGTGGTATTTGCGAGATAATCGGCGTCGACATACTCGGGCAGATCACCGAACTGCACTTCCTTCCCGTCGACCATCTCCTTGCGCACGTCCTGATGCTGATGGTCGTAGTTCTCCCACATATCGACGATGCGGATCGCGGTGAATCCCTGCTCGTTGAACCCGGTGTGATCGCCGCCTCGAAGGAACCGGTCGGGGCGATGGATCAGTGTCGGCTGGATCACAAGACTGTGCTGCTTTGCGACCTCTGCAACGAAGCGCGCAAGCTGGCGTGACGGGGCATCGCTCTCCGATGAGATCGATCGGATTGTTTGCATCGCACGCCCCATGCGATCGGAGTCAGAGTTCACCGCGTCGAGCGGCAAACCTTCGGAATACACCCGGATGGTGTTGTGCGATGTCTCGCCGCGCGGCCCGACGGGCGTGCCGATCATGTCATTGTTGAGTACGCCCGCGATGTTGCGGTTCGCCTTGCGTGCTGCTTCTGCGTGCATGCGCGCGCCGATCAATCCCTGTTCCTCACCGGTGGTTGCCATGAAAACGATCGTTGCGTCGAGCGGCACATTCGCGAGCACGCGCGCCAGTTCCATCAATGCAGCCACACCTGATGCGTCGTCGTTTGCGCCGGGCGCATCACTCTCTGCATCCATTGCGTCGGAAGCTCGACTATCGAGATGCCCGAGGATGTAGTAGTACCGGTCCTTTGCTTCGGGCATGGTGCCGGGGAGTGTCGCGATGACGTTGACGACTTCAGCGCCATCCGGAATCCGGCGTGAGGGTGGGGCCTGATGCGGATCGAATGCTGGCTCAAGGCGACCGCCATAGCTGGTAAACTGATCATGGACCCATCGCCTCGCTGCGCCGATCCCACGCGTGTCGGACTCTGTGTTCGAGAGTGTGTGGCGCGTGCCGAACCCGACGAGGGAGTTGATGGTTGACATCAGGCGTTCGGCACTGATCTGTCTGTTGATCCGTGCGACGGTCTCGACTGGTGCTTCTTGTGCGAGTGTGGGCATAGCAAAGCCTCCAATCACGACGGCGAAGAGCGAAGTGATGCGTGCGTGTGGCATGGTGGATTCTCCGGGAAGTGGGAAGAACAGCCTGAACTGTACTCAACGGAGCAAAGACAGGGTTTGTTCCGAGTGACAGCTGTATGCAAGACTGGTCTACCACGCCAATGATCCTGCAATGGAACGAGTGCTCATACAGAATGGCCG
Coding sequences:
- a CDS encoding M20/M25/M40 family metallo-hydrolase, which codes for MPHARITSLFAVVIGGFAMPTLAQEAPVETVARINRQISAERLMSTINSLVGFGTRHTLSNTESDTRGIGAARRWVHDQFTSYGGRLEPAFDPHQAPPSRRIPDGAEVVNVIATLPGTMPEAKDRYYYILGHLDSRASDAMDAESDAPGANDDASGVAALMELARVLANVPLDATIVFMATTGEEQGLIGARMHAEAARKANRNIAGVLNNDMIGTPVGPRGETSHNTIRVYSEGLPLDAVNSDSDRMGRAMQTIRSISSESDAPSRQLARFVAEVAKQHSLVIQPTLIHRPDRFLRGGDHTGFNEQGFTAIRIVDMWENYDHQHQDVRKEMVDGKEVQFGDLPEYVDADYLANTTRLNAAILIHLANAPSVPGNPRIVTAELSYDTLVRWEPSPEPDVAGYEVVWRDTTSNSWDNVLDVGKATEAEIKANKDMCFFGVRAYDIHGYRSPVGFATAARNE